The Ovis aries strain OAR_USU_Benz2616 breed Rambouillet chromosome 6, ARS-UI_Ramb_v3.0, whole genome shotgun sequence genome includes a window with the following:
- the TADA2B gene encoding transcriptional adapter 2-beta — MAELGKKYCVYCLAEVSPLRFRCTECQDIELCPECFSAGAEIGHHRRYHGYQLVDGGRFTLWGPEAEGGWTSREEQLLLDAIEQFGFGNWEDMAAHVGASRTPQEVMEHYVSMYIHGNLGKACIPDTIPNRVTDHTCPSGGPLSPSLTTPLPPLDISVAEQQQLGYMPLRDDYEIEYDQDAETLISGLSVNYDDDDVEIELKRAHVDMYVRKLRERQRRKNIARDYNLVPAFLGKDKKEKERAARRKVTKEEKELRLKLRPLYQFMSCKEFDDLFENMHKEKMLRAKIRELQRYRRNGITKMEESAEYEAARHKREKRKENKAAAAAAAAAGGAKRGKEDGRDGEFAAIEHLPGFELLSDREKVLCSSLNLSPARYVTVKTIIIKDHLQKRQGIPSKSRLPSYLDKVLKKRILSFLTESGWISRDAS, encoded by the exons ATGGCGGAGCTCGGCAAGAAGTACTGCGTGTACTGCCTGGCCGAGGTGAGCCCGCTGCGCTTCCGCTGCACCGAGTGCCAGGACATCGAGCTGTGCCCCGAGTGCTTCTCCGCCGGCGCGGAGATCGGCCACCACCGCCGCTACCACGGCTACCAGCTGGTGGACGGCGGGCGCTTCACGCTCTGGGGGCCCGAGGCCGAGGGCGGCTGGACCAGCCGCGAGGAGCAGCTGCTGCTGGATGCCATCGAGCAGTTCGGCTTCGGGAACTGG gaggacatggcagcccacgtCGGCGCTTCCCGGACCCCCCAGGAAGTGATGGAGCATTATGTAAGCATGTACATCCACGGCAACTTGGGGAAGGCCTGCATCCCTGACACCATCCCCAACCGGGTGACCGACCACACCTGCCCCAGCGGGGGCcccctctctcccagcctcaCCACCCCCTTGCCTCCCCTAGACATCTCGGTGGccgagcagcagcagctgggctaCATGCCACTGCGGGATGACTACGAGATCGAGTACGACCAGGATGCCGAGACGCTCATCAGCGGGCTCTCGGTCAACTACGATGATGACGACGTGGAGATCGAGCTGAAGCGCGCGCACGTGGACATGTACGTGCGCAAACTCCGTGAGCGGCAGCGGCGCAAGAACATCGCGCGAGACTACAACCTGGTGCCCGCCTTCCTGGGCAAGGACAAGAAGGAGAAGGAGCGGGCGGCGCGGCGCAAGGTCaccaaggaggagaaggagctgcGGCTCAAGCTGCGGCCGCTCTACCAGTTCATGTCGTGCAAGGAGTTCGATGACCTGTTTGAGAACATGCACAAGGAGAAGATGCTGCGCGCGAAGATCCGCGAGCTGCAGCGCTACCGGCGCAACGGCATCACCAAGATGGAAGAGTCGGCGGAGTACGAGGCGGCCCGGCACAAGCGCGAGAAGCGCAAGGAGAACAAGGCGGCTGCGGCTGCTGCCGCGGCAGCAGGGGGCGCCAAGCGCGGCAAGGAGGACGGCCGGGACGGCGAGTTCGCGGCCATCGAGCACCTGCCAGGCTTCGAGCTCCTGTCGGACCGCGAGAAGGTGCTGTGCAGCTCGCTGAACCTGAGCCCCGCGCGCTACGTGACCGTGAAGACCATCATCATCAAGGACCACCTGCAGAAGCGCCAGGGCATCCCCTCCAAGAGCCGCCTGCCCAGCTACCTGGACAAAGTCCTCAAGAAGAGGATCCTGAGCTTCCTCACCGAGAGTGGGTGGATATCCAGGGACGCCTCCTGA